CCATAATAGAGCTTGTCATACTTGAGGTGACTCTTGTTAAAATAGCCATTTGCAAGGATAGCAGCTTGAAAGAGGCCGATACCCGTATAGAAGAAGCCAGTCGCAAAATGGTGATGGACTTCTGGATTGACCAAGAAACTCATAGACACAGTCACCATAATCAAGCCGATGAAAATTGGATAGTGACTATAAATTAGGAAGATTCCCTTATTCTTTCCTTCTTCATCAATGGCATGGTCAAACTTACCAAAGTAATTCATAAAGAGGTTGACCATGATGATAAAGTAAAGGATAGAGTGGATAGAGAAATTTTCAAGTGTAAAAAAATCTGCAAGGCCCATAATCATCTCACCAAAAGTGATGATAACTAAAAGCGAGATGCGTTCAATCAGGTGGGGGAGATTAATCTGAAAAAGACTTGTATGTCGAGTTAAGATAATAGGCATGACGAAGGTCAAGAGAATCCCTAGCATATAGACATAGATACCAAAATCTATCGGAAGAAGTGCAGCTATGTAGATAGCCAAGGTCCTGAGCCCTGTCATCCAAAGAAAGCCCTTGATACTTTTTCGATTGGCTGGAGTAGTAGACTTACGCAAATACTCTACTAAGTATTGGAGAAATAGGGTTAAGGTCAGGGTTCCCACTGTCCAGCAGAAGGTATGAAAGTAGCTCTGCCAGTCATTGGTAATCATGTTTGAGATTAAGAGCAACATTGCCATATTGATGAACATGACGGTCATATTGAAAAGGGAATTCTTTCCATAGCGGTTGGTATAGACGGTCTGAATCATCCAAGAATTGACCAAAACCAGAAGTGTCATCAGGAAACCAAAGATGGCATCTAATGATAAGACTCCATGGTGAAGATGATGGATAAGGGCAGTGGTTTTGGAAATAGCGTAAACAAAGACCAGATCATAAAAGAGTT
The Streptococcus parasanguinis genome window above contains:
- a CDS encoding low temperature requirement protein A, translating into MSNLIKHKRVEYSELFYDLVFVYAISKTTALIHHLHHGVLSLDAIFGFLMTLLVLVNSWMIQTVYTNRYGKNSLFNMTVMFINMAMLLLISNMITNDWQSYFHTFCWTVGTLTLTLFLQYLVEYLRKSTTPANRKSIKGFLWMTGLRTLAIYIAALLPIDFGIYVYMLGILLTFVMPIILTRHTSLFQINLPHLIERISLLVIITFGEMIMGLADFFTLENFSIHSILYFIIMVNLFMNYFGKFDHAIDEEGKNKGIFLIYSHYPIFIGLIMVTVSMSFLVNPEVHHHFATGFFYTGIGLFQAAILANGYFNKSHLKYDKLYYGLQAGMFLIGLVLSLLFSANPTIVITIATVMTLAMEVHFIHFYMTRTKKFSSPDWELY